A stretch of DNA from Cannabis sativa cultivar Pink pepper isolate KNU-18-1 chromosome X, ASM2916894v1, whole genome shotgun sequence:
CTGCTTTATTCCCCATGGTGTAGGAAATTTCATAACTTTGTGGTATGTGGATGGCACAACTTTCATCTCACAGATCCATGTCGGCCAAGGATGGCATTTTATGAAGAAGGACAATCAACAATGATGAACTTGGTTTGGAGGGTTACTCCTTCTGCCCAAACATGCAAGTTGACCTCTCCAAACGAGTGCTTTCGCTCACCACTGAACCCAATTAAGACTGTAGATTTGTAGGTGATTGTTGACTTTCATATCCCTGAGAGCATTGAGAAATAAAATGTTAGCAGAACTCCCATTATCGATCAATACACGTTTAATAAAATAGTTTGCAATGTATAATGAAATGACTAAGGCATCATGGTGAGGGTGGAGCAAATCTGTGGCTTTGTCAATGACAAAGCTGATGGTCTGTCCAACGACTGTCTCTGGCTTTCTTGGCTTTCCTTCACTGTTGATTGGTTCTCGTGCATGGCATTTAGCTATTGAATACGTAATTCCACTAACTTTTGATCATCTTGAGATCACATTCACGGTCCTCGCATTCTGAGGGGGTTCAGGTGGACTCTCTTGTCTTTTATCCCCTTCTACTATGGTTGCTTTGCCTTTATCAAAAAGGAAATCTCGTAGTTGTGCTCGTCGAAGTAGCCTTGCAACTTCAAACTTGAGTGATATACATTATGTTGTGGTGTGTCCGTGATCGCTATGAAATTCACACTATTTGGTCATATCTTTCATAGCTTCTAGCTTTTGAATCTCCCCAAGCCACTTGACTTTATTTCCCATGCCTTTCATTGCAGCAACCACTTCAACGGGGTCTATTGTTAGAGTGTAGTTCGGAATTGGTGCTTTATCTTGATAGCCTCTAAACTTTTTGGATgattgtcccctttcttggtaATCACGTGACCGTTGGGGCGGAGCTCTTCCACTGCCTTGAAATGATCTAGATCTGTTGGTGGGGTATGGTTCAACATGATAAGATGACTTGTGCTCTACTCATCTTAGCCCCCGATTCTCACGAGAACTTAAGTAGTTGGAGATAAGTTTCCTATTCGATTCATCTTCCTCCCATTTGGTTTGAGCCCATGCTTTGGCGAGCACATCCTCCATAGTCCTGCAAGGGTATTTAGTTAATTCTTTATATAGGTCAGATTCTACCAGAAGGCCTTTTCGGAAGGCTGTGACGGCAGTGTCCACATTGCAGGCCGTAATTGACACCTTCTCGACATTGAACCTTGCTACATAGTCTCTTAGCGATCCGCCCCTTCTCTGTCTAATTCTATAGAGGTCATCTGATAGTTTCTCCAATTTCATGCTACTAGCAAATTTCTCaacaaaaatttcaattaattaagCAAGATAAGCAATAGAATTATTAGAAAAGCTTGTATACCATTGAAGGGCTCGGCCAACTATACTAGACCCAAACCCTTTACACATACACGCCTTGCCCAACTCGTGAGGTATTGCAATAGTGAACATCCTATGCTTGTAGCTAGCTATGTGGTCGTTGGGATCAGTCGTTCCATCATACATTTTCATCAGTGGAAACACAAACTTCTTTGGCTTTTCGATCAAGGCGATGGCATCTACAAAGGGTGAATTTGCAAAGCTGCTAGGCAGGCTCTTTTTGATTGGAGTTGGGACTCCTGGGATTCTTTGGATCATGGCCTCCATGCCTTCCAGTTTTCGTGCAATTATTTGTTCAATCAACTACTCTTGGGTAGGTGCAACATTCACTCCTGCATTCACAATAGAAGGTGTTAAATCAATTATTACATTGTTTGCTCTAGTAAGGGATTTTTGGTGTAGAGAGCCTTCAGGGACAGTGAGGTTGGTCAAGATGACTGCTGGAGGGATGGTTGAGGAATTGAATGCTGGAGGAATGGCTGGCGAATTGACTGCTGGAGGAATGGCTGACGAATTGACTATTGAAGGAATGGCTGATAAATTGACTGTTGAACCCATATTCTGATTGACTGTGGTTGTTTGTTGTCCGACCGTGACATTAGTTACCCCTGTTGTTGATGGTTATCCAGTCACTTGGCTTGATCCTCCTATTGGGGTATCGTCAAGTGATTGCATTGGATCAATTGGAATTCGGAATCTTCTTCGACTATTATTCGGTGTTGCCATCAAAGCAATCAGTGACTCAAGTTGGACCTTTATGGCACGTTTATTATACAATATTCAGAATCGAAATAAGTTAATGGAGAAATGTAACGGAATAAATGAAGAataatcggaatcaatatttgtaatatgttgtttactaaaattttttGGAAATAGAATAATAGtaatttatcttgtttactttatcagAAAACATAATCGAaatgcttaaattgactaaattgtAGTTATTTTAGTTAAACTATAGtatatggtagttattttaTAAGACATGTTTTAAAggataaaattgtcattatatatttaatattgaaaaataaaatagaaataaataaaatctattaccCTTAATGATATTCCTTACAAACTTGGTGGGGAAAATATTCTCTTTCTTTTATCCCTTATTTAATCAAGTTCTctctttcttaattttaataatgcaaGTAAACAAATGTAAGAGAATGATTACTTTACCATTGATTCtcattacttattagtaaacagGCCATTAGTGCAACATTCTCTTTCTTGAAGGACGCATTTTCTCTTTCCACTACTTGTGTGTGCTCCAagttttctttcatttgagCCGTGATAGTGGCAAGTTGTTCACGGAAGCTGGTCTATTCCTCATTGATCTCTCCTTCCTCCATGTGTTTCGCCATTGCTTCAGTGTGGGTTGACTAAATGATAAAGGTTGAAACACTTTGCTCAATTGTAGCTTGTCAGGGCCCCACGGTGGGCGCCAAATTGTAGATGCTAAAATCCACAATCAATCGAAGATGATCATACGCAGGCACCGGCAACCTGTAGAACAAAAGAAGAGAGTAATCGAGAAATCTTGGGAGACCGGGATGGTGTCGGCCGAAGGGACTCCGACGGTCAAGTCAACAAGATTGTTAACAATGTAATATAAAAGATGAGAATAAATAATCGAACTAAGTTACCACCTATCTTGATTGCAGAAATAAGTATGTAGTTttagagagaatgagagagtgAACGATAAGAAGTATTGAGATGACTGAAATTGATCATCCTCTCTTCATGACTGAGAGTAGCTCTTATAGGCGTCCATAGAAAGACGTTACTCATGACTGCTCGCCCCCCTTGTGAAGCGCTCCTCTCCCACTTAATCAAGAGATCGTTATTTTCGTGGTTAGTTTGACTAATCACTTTAGAAATTGTTAGATGAGTGATAAGACTCAGTCTCGTATACGGGTCGGATCATTGTGAGCACAATGTTGGGTAATGGGTAATGTCTGACTTGCCTGTATTGTTTTGGGCCTGTTGGGCTTGGTATTGTGATCGTACCGTCAAATAGTCCAATCCAATCTTGTTTGAGCATTCTTTGAAAACATCGCATATGACATTGAGCCTGAGCCCAATTTTGGCCTCTACAATATCCACtttactttatttgttttaatttttacttttatttttatattttttaaaatatatccacttttatagatgatgtcaCCCTTATACCCCTtaagttaaaataaattatataaaatgccACTAAAACGCCACTAATTGGGAATAGCTTACATTAGAACCTTTGGTGACATTAGAATAGCttacatttttaaaaaatgccactaaaatatataatgtccctaaatattaataataatgacaCTTAGAAATGTCACTAATTGGGAATTTTGGTATAGTATGTGTTAAATTTAAGTAGAGAGTGAAGTTATATTGGACAACTCACTTATAAAGTaggtattttttaatgaaatataatatgagaagattctaattaaggaataattacataagcactattttttgtaaaataattacatttttacattcaaataatgtttttttacacttttacagtttttaaaaataacacgaaaacaacataaaattaacaagaaaattacataaaagtaacatgaaaataacatcaaaataacaacaaaaaataacatacatataacaaaaaataacaataaattaacaagattacaacataaaaaaccgtattttctgtaaataaaatcaaaaaaatcgtaaaaatatttaaaattccgtgaaaccgtatttttgtaatttttttgttgtttttatatttttgtgaaataatccctttaattaattgataaaaaaaaaaaaggcatttTTCATCATATCCCTTATTATTTGATAtccaaaaaaatttagaaagtgTAATTGGCCTATAGTGATGGAATAGTGTGTTTTAGACTAGTACGTAACGTAACCCAATCCCCAACTACTGGTTTGGATGACTATAAAAGAAAAGTTGGCAATTGGATAAGAATGTTTAAGTGTCGCCACGTTTCAAAAGCCCCTCAAAGtttcattaattatatattatgcacCTTATTAATAAAACATTGCTTGGACATCCTAAGTAAATGCTAACAAGCGGGAagtggagagagagagatggtctTGCCAATCCTCTGTAAGTAAATTATCGACTGTTTGATTTCTGTTTCGTTACAGTTCTTGAATATACATACAAAATGATTTTTCAGTTTTTGATTAATGATCACTTCGTTCAAATATTGTGAACCTTATTATCATTATATAGGCTCAAAAGCTCGGTGGATCAGTCCATCTTTGGCCGCTCTACTACCTTCATCAGTTTGTAGAGACCCTTTTCACGTGTTGACAAGTAACTCTCTGGGTCTTCCCAGAAAACGCTCCGATTCAGACTCAGTTTGTTCTTAACattgttttatgttttattttttaattgtataaaaTTCTCTGTTTTGtaatatcttcttcttcttctttttttaaaaaaaaattaccagaGGATCGAGCAAACAAATTTAGTACAAGTATCTTCTGTCAagtaagtatttattattactGTTTTGATTGATATTCAAAAGACTTTCTTTACTCTTCAAGCAACATGTTCTTAATATGTCTGCAACACTCttttttttccctaaaaaaTAAAACCAGGAACTCAATTATGAGGCTGGAGGTTTCAAGTAGTGCAAAGTTTATAGTGAAAAATGTACCAAAACCTAAGAATGAAGTGGAGGTGTTTGATGATATTAAACAGAGGTTTCTGAGTTTTAAGAAGCGTGTATATATGTAAGTACATAGGAAagctaacaagtatgtttgttTTGAGAAATTTAGTTCTGACTTTACTTTATTGGGCACAAGTTATATATGTTGTACTTTGTATTAACAGGCAAAAATTGGAGCATTATCGTAGACTTGCTGAAGTACAAGTGCCTAAGGTATGTTATTCATAAACTTGAATTCTCGATCTTTCTCTTAATGCTCCAATTGGGTATTGTTACTcttttattttgtatgaacctTCTTTCTAAGTTCATCTTAATCTTTCTTATAAATCAATGCCTGATTCTATGTACAAACTTACAAGTTCAAGAACAGTTCATGGTGATTGCTTGTGCAGACTCAAGGGTATGCCCTTCCAACATTCTTGGATTTCAACCTGGAGAAGCCTTCATGATTCGAAATGTGGCAAATCTTGTTCCTCCACTTGAGGTATCCGATCTTTTGTACTAGCTGCTTTAGTAACCTATACTTGAATTGTTGAACTATACATTTATGAAATTTCATGttcatccttttttttttcttttttgacagAATGGACCATCAGAAACTAATGCCGCCCTTGAGTTTGCAGTAAACACTTTAGAAGTATGTCAATATACCTTATTAACTCTGGCTTGCAATCAGTACTATATTTtaagcctttttgttttttgttgatAAAATGTGAAGTTTTGTTGCTGAGTTTTAGGTTGAAAATATATTAGTCATTGGGCATAGTAGATGTGGAGGAATTGAAACCCTCATGAGTATGCAAGATGAGTTAAATTCAAGGTCTGTTTATATAAATAGAGAACCCCTAGCATTCTTCATTTTACATATTTCTTACTCGCTTTctatatatacttaaataatataactatGGCTTAGATAGTAGTTCTTTTTCTCATACAGCTTTATCCACAAATGGATTACCAAAGCGAAATTTGCCAAGTTTAAAACGAAAAGTGTTGCTCAGAGCCATAGTTTTGATGAGCAATGCAGGCATTGTGAGAAGGTAATCAAATTAAGCTCTTTCTCGTACTATAGAAAGTTTCTTAAGTcttataattttgatttttgttttaggAGTCTGTCAACCGTTCATTGTTGAATTTGCTTACTTACCCTTGGATAGAAGACCGGGTAAAGAATAACCTCCTTTCAATCCATGGAGGGtattataatttcttaaatTGTACGTTTGAGAAATGGATTCTTGATGTCAATATTGATTGCAACACTGATGGGGCTAAATATCTGTTCAAAGACCATGAAATTTGGTCATGAATTGAACCTATCCATTTAATAGGACAGTGCTTTCTGCCCCCCATTGTAATGTATTACTAATTATGTATATGCTATATCTTAATTAATGATAAATCATATCTTCATTCCAAATTAGTCTTTGTTATAAATACAATTTTATCTTACATAAATAGTTCTCTTCTGAAATCTATCAAATTGTGTTGACATTATTACAACTTAtaaaaacatattatttatttgaaggAGTTTATaagattataataatttgaatttgtaGCTGgactaatttaattattttgtttgtaCATGAATCATCATGCgtctaatttaattattttgtttgtgCATGAATCATCATGCGTCAGTTTCTCAATCCAACTTTGGTAGAAATTTTAGGCCATTAGGACGTTGTTTGGTATGGTGGCCGTTTATTGGCTTGGAAATGggaataaaaatgtaaaatgtaattcatatttttttttttaaaaaaaataattgtaattCATGTATTAGAGGAAATACATTCTCATATATGTtttttaagaaagaaaataatatttgtttTTGGTAAGACTCGGGAAATAATGATATCAACTGTATTaatttttcatcaaattttaTCGCAAATCATCGCTAATCATTACAAAATTATCGTTTTGCATTgatttgactttttttttgttattataagcACGTTTTAAAGGACTATCGTTAAGCATCGCTAACATTATCTATtgtctcaaaatcaatttttcaTAGAACCATCATTAAGCAATAATAAAGCATTATTTTTGcctcaaaaattatattttatgggATTATCCttaatcatttatttatatacagaGAGAGAAGGCTTGTGAGGGAAGATAGAAATAGAGTCAGATGAGACTATGGGAGGGACAATTTTGTGAAAATTCTAAGGTTCGCATttcatttttaagaaaaaattgtaTCATTAAATTATTGAAATGGAAGTGTTTACAAATGGTGGAGGATCTTTTCCATCCAAAATTACTTATTGTGTagcctaaaaaaatattaagctaATTTATGTGCTGTTTGTAAATAGTTATCAATATGTACTCCTGAAAATTAGACAAATgaacagaaataaaaatataaaaagtaatGGAACTCTCAATTTGATTTGAGTAACCTAAAAATTAATGTGAAAATGTCTCGTTTAGTATACATGAtttgattattaattaagattagATTAAGTTGAGTtggattattttaatattatactaTATTTGTTGTCGTATAGGACAAAAtcagtataaataattttttaatataaatattttaataattaaaataataatgttattcCAAATTTTGTCTACCTAATGTAGCATGTCCACATAAGTCAAGATTGAGGAACGTGGAATACAGCTTTATCAATAGCAGGACAAAGTTTCCTTACCATGGCAAAACCGTCAAGCAACAAGTGAAAGGAGTTAAGCAAATCGTCAAGAAGTTTGTACAACCATGTCTAGCCGGCCAAGGGGAGTTCATAGACCGGCCAGAGGAAAGTTATAGGTCGGCCAGGGTTTGAGCACAAGTTGGTTGGCCAATAAGGCTATCACACCAAGAAAGGCTTGTTCGACCAAGGAAGCCTGACTTTTACAAGGAAAGTTGTACAATAAAGTTATTAAGGTTGGCCAACACATACTAAGGCTAGCCAACACATACTAAGACTGGCCAACACGTACCAAAGCTCGCAGGCACATGGAAAAGCTGACAGGCACAGAAAGCTGGTAGACACATCCTAAGGCTGCAGGAGCAATACCTAGCCGACCATGGTACAGCATAGGCCGGCCAGCCTCCAACAAATGGTAGGTCGGGCAGCTTCTCTTCGCGGTACACTTTTGGTGTCTTTGCAGCTTTCAACTTGGACAGATACTCTCAGCTACGAGTTGGCTTCAACAACCCACAAAAATAGGGGTTCAACTTCAGATATTTATCTATTCTTTAGGAATAATTAATAggttattttcttatatatttaatacgcAACAAATAGGTGATATCTCCTCATTTTAAGGGATATCAACCTACTTTGGCTTAGATCTTCTGTAACCTCTCTCCTATATACTCTCATATATAAAGAGCACTAGGCTAAACCTAAAGGGCTAAGTTCTAATTCATGAGTTCTAAGTTCTAAGTCTGGAAACCCTAGAACACTTGCACTCTCTACTTCTCTCTCCCACACGCCACTTGCATCATACAAAACACTAAGTCACATCTTCTCATAAGTCCTCCATAAGAACTCTTCAGTTCTTGATGTGATGAGTTCTTGATGTGTCTAGCATCATTCTCACTATTGTAATTCAAAGAGAGCCATCCTAGAACCTACAACACTTGTGATCGGAGTGGTATTATCTATCatatcaatacaactaaaagggagAGTAGGCCATTTCCCACTAAACAAAGGagttgaacctctataaatttttatttctcttttatcatttattgttCTTATTGACACGTGGTGATTGTCTATCATAAATACAGCTCCGCTACTAATTGATCAAATTTTGAGTCAACAAATAGTAAATAATACTTATAttcacaaataaaataaatatttataaaatttaaataaaataatattaaaaaatatatatatataatattttgaaaattcatgTACATTATGAAAACAACAATAAATGGATTATAACATAttctttaataaatttataatttttcaattttttaaatagaaaataatgttaaataatattcaataaaactagatatttgaaaataaataaactatatgattctttttttttaaaaaaaaataataatatacgaaattaaataatatttatgatatatataattattattttttaaaaattaaaaaatcacacATTTCCAGATTTTGATCCGTTTGTGTCATCACCACTTTGATCCAATATGATACCACTTGAATCCAAGTTGACAACATCTTggttatcattttcatcatagtTGAGAGTTTGAATTTCCTTCTAGTACTCCCCCTCAAATT
This window harbors:
- the LOC115715579 gene encoding beta carbonic anhydrase 5, chloroplastic isoform X1; protein product: MVLPILCSKARWISPSLAALLPSSVCRDPFHVLTSNSLGLPRKRSDSDSRIEQTNLVQVSSVKNSIMRLEVSSSAKFIVKNVPKPKNEVEVFDDIKQRFLSFKKRVYMQKLEHYRRLAEVQVPKFMVIACADSRVCPSNILGFQPGEAFMIRNVANLVPPLENGPSETNAALEFAVNTLEVENILVIGHSRCGGIETLMSMQDELNSSFIHKWITKAKFAKFKTKSVAQSHSFDEQCRHCEKESVNRSLLNLLTYPWIEDRVKNNLLSIHGGYYNFLNCTFEKWILDVNIDCNTDGAKYLFKDHEIWS
- the LOC115715579 gene encoding beta carbonic anhydrase 5, chloroplastic isoform X2, with translation MVLPILCSKARWISPSLAALLPSSVCRDPFHVLTSNSLGLPRKRSDSDSRIEQTNLVQVSSVKNSIMRLEVSSSAKFIVKNVPKPKNEVEVFDDIKQRFLSFKKRVYMQKLEHYRRLAEVQVPKFMVIACADSRVCPSNILGFQPGEAFMIRNVANLVPPLENGPSETNAALEFAVNTLEVENILVIGHSRCGGIETLMSMQDELNSSFIHKWITKAKFAKFKTKSVAQSHSFDEQCRHCEKHVHISQD
- the LOC115715579 gene encoding beta carbonic anhydrase 5, chloroplastic isoform X3; the protein is MRLEVSSSAKFIVKNVPKPKNEVEVFDDIKQRFLSFKKRVYMQKLEHYRRLAEVQVPKFMVIACADSRVCPSNILGFQPGEAFMIRNVANLVPPLENGPSETNAALEFAVNTLEVENILVIGHSRCGGIETLMSMQDELNSSFIHKWITKAKFAKFKTKSVAQSHSFDEQCRHCEKESVNRSLLNLLTYPWIEDRVKNNLLSIHGGYYNFLNCTFEKWILDVNIDCNTDGAKYLFKDHEIWS